One genomic segment of Acomys russatus chromosome 6, mAcoRus1.1, whole genome shotgun sequence includes these proteins:
- the LOC127191035 gene encoding olfactory receptor 10Z1 produces the protein MVQSNATSWKGFVFLGFSSFGELQLLLFALFLTLYLVTITSNVFIIIVIRLDSHLHTPMYLFLSFLSFSETCYTLGIIPRMLSGLVMGGQAISFLGCATQMFFSASWACTNCFLLSVMGFDRYVAICAPLHYASRMNPTLCAQLVGTSFLSGYLFGLGMTLVIFRLSFCSSHEIQHFFCDTPPVLSLACGDTRLSELGILILSLLVLLVSFFLITVSYAYILAAILRIPSAEGRRKAFSTCASHLTVVVIHYGCASFMYLRPKASYSLERDQLIAVTYTVATPLLNPIVYSLRNRAVQSALRNAFQGRLLGKG, from the coding sequence ATGGTACAGAGTAATGCCACCAGCTGGAAGGgctttgtctttctgggcttcTCTAGCTTTGGGGAGCTGCAGCTTCTGCTGTTTGCCTTGTTCCTGACTTTGTACCTCGTCACCATCACCAGTAATGTCTTCATCATCATAGTGATCAGGCTGGATAGCCAtctgcacacacccatgtacctcttcctttccttcctatcCTTCTCTGAGACCTGTTACACATTGGGAATCATTCCGAGGATGCTCTCTGGCCTGGTTATGGGGGGACAGGCTATCTCCTTTCTGGGATGTGCTACCCAAATGTTTTTCTCTGCTTCATGGGCTTGCACCAACTGCTTCCTCCTGTCTGTCATGGGCTTTGACAGATATGTGGCCATCTGTGCCCCACTTCACTACGCCAGCCGTATGAATCCCACCCTCTGTGCCCAGCTAGTTGGCACCTCCTTCCTGAGTGGGTATCTTTTTGGACTGGGAATGACACTAGTCATTTTTCGCCTCTCATTCTGCAGCTCCCATGAGATCCAGCACTTTTTCTGTGACACGCCCCCAGTGCTAAGCCTCGCTTGTGGGGATACAAGGCTAAGTGAACTGGGAATCCTCATCCTCAGTCTGCTGGTCCTCTTGGTCTCTTTCTTCTTAATTACTGTCTCCTATGCCTACATTCTGGCAGCAATACTGAGAATCCCTTCTGCGGAGGGGCGGAGGAAAGCTTTCTCTACATGCGCGTCCCATCTCACGGTGGTTGTTATTCATTATGGCTGTGCCTCCTTCATGTACTTGAGGCCCAAAGCTAGCTACTCCCTTGAGAGGGATCAGCTTATTGCAGTCACCTACACTGTGGCAACCCCTCTCCTCAATCCTATTGTTTATAGTCTAAGGAATCGGGCTGTGCAATCAGCTCTGAGAAATGCTTTCCAAGGGAGATTACTTGGTAAAGGATGA